Proteins encoded within one genomic window of Xiphophorus maculatus strain JP 163 A chromosome 11, X_maculatus-5.0-male, whole genome shotgun sequence:
- the LOC111610119 gene encoding uncharacterized protein LOC111610119 produces MQNRTNRRGYTEHFVKQLHLKLTELKLEAERFGLKNKYLRTENIPEYPKPEFHVSFLKHETTGSGLCGIERDGGFRNPYGGPFIWWSLAVGPDQMKDAETRLLEKTFPDRMEGEDPEQQSFLWRFATSPAFKETSRLGWYRFTFPLQEVLTAYRDQFCSGSQPIMRVYETVLYRQEVMHVVLVHSPAKQNFSHYPLLTDDPDAVCVYKDGHFIWRPEAMCEKHWLKLICRPDSQQLEACGVAEDLCYVWDKVAVALDVGKTQVLKFGADRLRNNLKYCLLDDINCLPKDHTPVSFDDAKLVVKSLWPGWSGPLEEESSLLHRLSVSDLRLVLVGWAGVGKSSSGNTILGRNAFRTSPPFGPPFGRSSCCLQRGNVFSREVTVIDTPALPETSDPEVRKEIRCINRSAPAPHAILLVVRLGFLTTHVEETVKQLEKMFGENVWRRTMILFTYQNQAEPDIQRKLKENENQLTLLFSKVGNRFQVLNNNPHHRDVQQVWDLLFEVKKMLVAFSLKPGR; encoded by the exons ATGCAGAATCGAACAAACAGGAGAGGATACACCGAACATTTTGTTAAACAGCTACACCTGAAGTTAACAGAGCTGAAATTGGAAGCTGAAAGGTTtggtttgaaaaacaaataccTCCGGACTGAAAACATCCCAGAATATCCTAAACCAGAGTTCCACGTGAGTTttctaaaacatgaaactaCAGGATCAGGGCTATGTGGGATTGAGAGGGATGGGGGCTTCAGGAATCCATATGGAGGACCTTTTATATGGTGGAGTCTGGCTGTGGGACCAGACCAGATGAAGGACGCAGAGACGAGGCTCCTGGAGAAGACGTTCCCAGACCGGATGGAGGGCGAAGATCCTGAGCAGCAGAGCTTCCTGTGGAGGTTTGCCACGTCTCCAGCCTTCAAGGAGACGTCCCGGCTGGGCTGGTACCGCTTCACCTTCCCCCTGCAGGAGGTGCTGACGGCCTACAGAGACCAG ttCTGCTCCGGTTCTCAGCCCATCATGCGGGTCTACGAGACTGTCCTATACAGACAAGAAGTGATGCATGTTGTTCTGGTCCACAGTCCAGCTAAGCAGAACTTCTCACACTACCCTTTGCTGACCGATGACCCAGatgctgtttgtgtttacaAAGACGGACATTTTATCTGGAGACCAGAGGCCATGTGTGAGAAACACTG GTTGAAGCTGATCTGCAGACCTGACAGCCAGCAGCTGGAGGCCTGTGGTGTAGCTGAGGATCTCTGTTATGTCTGGGACAAGGTCGCTGTTGCTCTGGACGTTGGGAAGACACAG GTGCTGAAGTTTGGTGCTGATCGGCTGAGAAACAACCTGAAGTACTGTCTCCTGGATGACATTAATTGCCTTCCAAAGGATCACACACCGGTCAGTTTTGATGATGCTAAATTGGTGGTGAAGAGTCTGTGGCCGGGCTGGAGTGGTCCTCTGGAGGAGGAGAGCTCACTGCTGCACCGTTTATCAG TTTCAGATCTgcgcctggttctggttgggtGGGCTGGAGTTGGGAAGAGCTCTAGTGGGAACACCATCCTGGGAAGAAACGCCTTCAGGACGAGTCCACCATTTGGTCCACCATTTG GTAGAAGCAGCTGCTGTCTGCAGAGAGGCAACGTCTTCAGCAGGGAGGTGACCGTCATCGACACTCCAGCTCTCCCAGAAACATCCGATCCTGAGGTGAGGAAGGAGATCAGGTGCATCAACCGGTCGGCGCCGGCGCCCCACGCCATCCTGCTGGTCGTCAGACTGGGGTTCCTCACTACGCATGTAGAGGAAACAGTGAAGCAGCTGGAAAagatgtttggagaaaatgtcTGGAGACGCACCATGATCCTGTTCACCTACCAGAACCAGGCAGAACCAGACATCCAGAGGAAGCTAAAGGAGAATGAAAACCAACTGACACTCCTGTTCAGCAAAGTAGGCAACAGATTTCAGGTCCTAAATAACAACCCGCATCACAGAGACGTTCAGCAGGTCTGGGATCTGCTGTTTGAGGTGAAGAAGATGCTGGTCGCGTTCTCACtgaaaccaggaagatag